The genomic interval CGCTTCATTATGGAGCTGTGCGCCCTTTAAAAGAGAGCCAGAAAAAAGAACTCATCACGGCCATCAATGAAGAAGGCTTTAATGTTCGACACCTAAAATATCGCGCTATTGATACTAAAAGAATTCTGCAAATTAATAGCCGTCAGAAAATTGTCACTGACGATGAAATAAGCACGTTAATTTCTGAGTTTAATCACGACCCGCAAGACCCGCTGCGTCTTAAAAAAGTTAAAGAATATATTCTCCTTCAGGCGCTACAGGCAAAAGCCAGTAACATCAAACTGGTGAAATCTAATGACGTTCTTGAATGTGTGATTAGTTTTACCATTGGGCAAACCACGGCACCAAAACACGTTCTTTCCGTTAAGGCCGCAGGGCGCTTGATGCAGGCCTTTAAAGATGATGCCAAGATGGACCCCATCATTAAGGACCGCCCCCAAGATGGTCATATTGAGATGGTCTTTCAGGACCGTAAAGTAAACTTCAGGGCAGCAACCGGGGCAACGGTGAGCGGCGAATTTATGTCGCTTCGGGTTCATGACCTAGGCTCTATCATGAGCTTGCACATCCTCTTGAACCGCTTTCCTGAACTGGCTGATAATTTACGCCACTATATGCGCCAAAAAGATAAGGGCGGCTCTCTTATCTGTCTGTCTGGTACAACAGGGTCCGGTAAAACAGCTTTGCTGGCGGCCCTACAGCGTGAAGCAGATCGTCTTGGTTGCACGATTATTTCTATTGCCGCTCCGGTAGAAATGCGTGTGCGCCATACTCAGCAAATGCAAATCAATGAGGATATCGGTCAAACAGCTAATGTCCTGACTAAAGCGGCCATGCGTCTCTTTCCAGATATTCTTATTCAAGAAGAAGTGCGCGATCCTCAAACTGCTGAAGGCGCATTGCGCAATGGTGATACAGGCCATAAAACAGGCTTCACCATCCATGCGGTGTCTGCGATTTCAGCAGCGGCTAAAATTGTCTCCATGGTGCCAGAAGAGTTTAAAGAACAAGCGTGGAATATCATTGGCGATATTTTACATTATAGTCTTCATTTAAAGCTGATTAAAAAGCTGTGTAGCTGCGCTTTGGTCGATGAAGACGCAGGCGGCAATATTTTAAAACGCAATCCCCATGGCTGTCCAAAATGTGACTACACAGGTTATGACGGCATGGTGCAATGCCCAGAAACCCTGCAAATCGGGGATGGCTTAGAAGTCCGTCATGAAGCACTCAAAGCCCTTAAAGAACACCGTTTGGCCGATTTGGTCAAGCTGGATGGCGTCACCTATCGACCACGCGATTATTATGCCCGTCGTCTCTATGATGAAGGCGTGATCGACCATGAAACCTATCAACGTCAAAGAACAATTGATGTGCTTGAAGTTATCCAGCAAAAGCGGGATCAAAAAGCGCAAGAGATCATGGACACAATCAACAATATCGATATCGATCAATTAAATGAAGAATATAGCGCCCGTGATGAGCGTGAGCCCGTTATCTCAATTGAAGAAATTGAAGAATTGTTCATGAATGAAGATGATGAGGCGACAGATGAAGATCGTTGAAGCCCGTTATCGCAGATCGTTTGAAGGTGAAATCGTCAAAGAGACTTTTTATCTCTCAAGCGTAGAAGAGGTTAAAGAAGGGCTGCGCGAACAGAATTATACGATCCTTTCTGTTCGAGAAAAGAAACTTGATCTTACTCTTTGGCGCTTCTTTCGCTTGCGTGAACAATTGGCCTTATTAGAAAGCCTAAGTACAGATATCAATCACGGTACAACAACAGGGATGGCGCTGCGCATCTATGAAGAAGCGGCCACACCTAGGGTGAAACGCAAACTTCAACCTGCCATTGCCATGATTAATCAAGCGGATGCCACATTAAGTGATGCCTTAAAGGCTTTGAAGTTTGACCATCGGGTGATTGCCTTGGTTCAGGCTGGTGAGTTGATGCCAGGCAAAGATAATGAACAGCTTAAAATCAATATAGCTAAAGCCATTGATGTTTTAAGTGAGAAGGCAAACCGTCTTGGACCTATAAATGTCTGGTCTTTGTGGGGAGTTATTGAAGTTGTTATTCTTGCCGATTTTCCCTTCTGGCTCCATTTTGAACAAATTCCCAAATATAAAAGGCAAGGGGTTTTAAGTGATAGTCCAGCCGCCGCAGATCAATTCGCCCAAACAATGGCAACAATTGAGCTGATTAGTTTGAATTGGCTCATGTTTGCAACATGTTTTATGACCTTCTTGTTAATAACAATTGTCATCTGTTTTATCGCAAAACGTGAGGGTGAAGCCTATCCGGCTTATGTGGATTATCTGCCCTTTTATGGCAAGCAAATCAGGCATAACGATATGGCCTTAAGCTATTCTCTGCTAAGTCCGTTAATCCTGGGTAAAGTTAATTTCAATGAAGCCTTGGATTATGTCATTAAGTCGGTCTCTTCAGCAGGCGTGCGTGGCCTTTGGCAAGACGCTAAGACAGCGATTGTTGCCAATGATAGTTTCAAAGATGCAATTGGACAGCATAAATATATTGAAGATGAAGAACGTATTCGCCTCATCCGTCTGGGCGATAGTGTGCAGCTTGCAAATGTTGTGGAGACATTGAGCGCCCATCGTTTGCTAAAGGCTAAAAGTTATAATTTAAAACAAAAATATATTGCTTGGGCAGTAACAGGGCTTCTCCTGATTGTCCCAACCTTCCTCTATGCATGGATCATTGTCTCTCAAAACGATCTTCTTACTGAATCAGTTAAAGGGTTAATGCCGGGATAAGAATGATGAATAAACAAAACTTTATACCCCATGGGGCTATTGCAGGCAGTCTTCGCGCCGATCCCAGTGGTGTTGATCTAGAAATCATTTATGAAAATGTTGAAGGTGATTTAGGGACTGAAAATGTCCATTTGGTCTATCAACGTCAAGGAAACGTCATTCATTATATGGCGGCAGCTTCGCGTGAGTTTAAGAACCATAAAAAACCAATCAACCCTTTAGCGACATTTTTGCCCGGTGGTAATGACCATCAAGGACCGGGTATCTATCACGAGCCCAATAGTAATACGCTTCTTGTTGTCCCTGAAACAACACAGGAAATCTCACTTGCTTATGGTTTGCCATCTGAATGGTATGGGGAAGAGGACCTACAAGTTTTTGATATCTCTGAGTTTGAAACGACAGAAACGGTGCAATGGCAATCCTATATTCTTGCGCGGCTTAATCGACAAAATCAGATTTTTAAATTTCTGTTCTATCCCGGTGCCGCTTTCTTATTGGTATTAATTGGCCTGCTTTATTTACAGGTCACTCAAAAAGAAATTCTGCAAACTGAAGTCTCGGAGATTTCTAGGGAAATAGAACGCTCCATGCATCAGGCTTTACGCGAGATGAAACGCCATAGAGAAGATAAACATCTTGAAGTGTTGGCGGACTATTCAACCATCGTTAAAGACGTTCTCAGTATGGATGGGGAGCTTCTTTTTTATAAATATGAAAATGGCAAATCCGCTTGGCAGGCGAAAATCCCCAAATGGGCTTCAGAAACATATGCAGATAAGTTGGAAAAGCTAAAGCGTAAAGACAGCTTCAGCCCAAGAAATGACCATAAAGAAGGCACCGTTTTAATTGGGGTAGGGTCTTTGGTGGAGAAGGTCAAATGAAAATGAATAAAATCAACTTACCTTCTTTTGGCGCTTTTACCTCGGAATATAATTTCTTGTTAAAGCATAACAGGCGTT from Candidatus Terasakiella magnetica carries:
- a CDS encoding ATPase, T2SS/T4P/T4SS family — its product is MSVSLAPDYSKAQRLVDKNVLKNNHFHMMLQQYSLLHSQINSGTDEPEYDYWKAKFNAPEPFGLLDLGIENGFLTRRDIVDVLGDKYDKTFGRIAPYTCQKLQVHIVSWERDTHTLHYGAVRPLKESQKKELITAINEEGFNVRHLKYRAIDTKRILQINSRQKIVTDDEISTLISEFNHDPQDPLRLKKVKEYILLQALQAKASNIKLVKSNDVLECVISFTIGQTTAPKHVLSVKAAGRLMQAFKDDAKMDPIIKDRPQDGHIEMVFQDRKVNFRAATGATVSGEFMSLRVHDLGSIMSLHILLNRFPELADNLRHYMRQKDKGGSLICLSGTTGSGKTALLAALQREADRLGCTIISIAAPVEMRVRHTQQMQINEDIGQTANVLTKAAMRLFPDILIQEEVRDPQTAEGALRNGDTGHKTGFTIHAVSAISAAAKIVSMVPEEFKEQAWNIIGDILHYSLHLKLIKKLCSCALVDEDAGGNILKRNPHGCPKCDYTGYDGMVQCPETLQIGDGLEVRHEALKALKEHRLADLVKLDGVTYRPRDYYARRLYDEGVIDHETYQRQRTIDVLEVIQQKRDQKAQEIMDTINNIDIDQLNEEYSARDEREPVISIEEIEELFMNEDDEATDEDR